The DNA region CCAAGACCGGCATGCCCGGCGCCCGGGTCGGTTTCGCGGTGGCGGACCAGCGGATGGCCGACGGCGGCCTGTTCGCCGACCAGCTCTCGAAGCTCAAGGGCATGCTCACGGTGAACACCTCCCCCATCGCACAGGCCGTGATCGCCGGCAAGCTCCTGCTCAACGACTTCAGCCTCACCAAGGCCAACGCGCGGGAAATCGCCATCTACCAACGGAATCTGCGGCTGACGCTCGGCGAACTGGAGCGCAGGCTCGGCTCGTGCGAAGGCGTCAGCTGGAACACGCCGACGGGCGGATTCTTCGTCACCGTCACGGTGCCGTTCACCGCCGACGACGAACTGCTCGAAACCGCCGCCCGCGAACACGGCGTGCTGTTCACCCCGATGCATCACTTCTACGGCGGCAAGGGCGGTTTCCAGCAGCTCCGGCTGTCGATCAGCCTGCTCACGCCGGAACTGATCGAAGAGGGCGTCGCACGGCTCGCGGCGTTGATCGAGCCGCGGCTTCCCTGAGTCCGCACCGACTCGCTGTTGCCGAGTACGTGAAGGCCCCCTTCATTGCGTCTAGCGCGGTGAAGGGGGCCTTTTACGCGCCGCCGCCGTGACCGCGAGCAGGGCTGGGCTGCGCCCAATGTGGCATTGGGGCCGCTGAGCGTCTCCGATGTCACATCGGGGGCACCGAATGAGCCACCGGCGCACGATTTTCGCCTGCTCGTCTCGAGAAGGCGACCCGCACTCGACCTGAGCCGAAGGCTCCCTTCGTCGCATCAGACGCGGCGAAGGGAGCCTTCAGCCCACGCCGGCCCACCCACGAACACGCCAATCCGCGCGCCCGTGCAAGTCCGTGAAGGCCTCCTTGAGGGACTCTGGGTCCCTCAAGGAGGCCTTCACGGAACATTCCCGCGGATCGTGAAGCTCGGGTCACCTCATGCCGAGCCTGAAGCCGGCCCCGCGTTGGCGTCGAAGGAGTCGCCCGCGTAATCGGAGTCCAGCACGGAGACGGAATACGCGGCGGGCGCGGCGAGCATGGCCACGACCCCGATGACCAAAGCGGCCTTCACGAGGGTGGTGGAGCCACCCTTGGTCACTCGCGTCAGGACCAGCATCACGAGGGCGAGCACACCCAGCGCGAGCGTTCCCCATTTCGCCCACGGCAGGAAGGCGGGATACGCGGACCAGAGCCAGGCACCCCAGGCCAGTTCGGCCGCGAGCGCGAGGGGCAGGAGCCACGCCTGCCTTCCGCCGTCCTGGAACGCCCGCCAGAACATCACGATGCCGAAGGCGGAGAGCGCGGCGATCGCGGGTGCGAGAGTGGCCACGTAGGCGGTGTGCGCGACTTCGCTCGCGCTGAAGACCACGGTGAAGGTCGCCAGCCAAACCCCCCACGTCACCAGGCCGCCGCGCACCGGATCGGTGCGTTCGGCCCGGCGCCGCCACCAGAGCCCGCAGGCCAGTGCCAGCAACGCGAGCGGGAACAGCCAGCCGATCGCGACCCCGAGGTGACCGTCGAACAGCTTGTACCAGCTGAACACCGGGTCCTTCCGGCTCGAGACCTTCGACGGGTCCTCCGGGGGCGGCGGCTCCCCGCCCGGGCCCACGATCACGTCGCCGTTGGGCAGCACCATCACGTCACCGGGCTTCAACTGGCTCGGATCCCGGTTCGCCGGACCCGCCTGCCCCGGACCCGCCTGCCCAGGGCCACCCTCCTGACCCGGACCGGCCTGTCCCGGACCACCTTCCTGCCCAGGGCCACCTTCCTGACCCGGACCACCCTCCGGCCCAGGACCGGCCTGCCCCGGACCACCCTCCTGGCCCGGGCCCGCTTGCCCGGCTTCGCCCTGCGAGCCACGCAGTTTCGACCGGTCCAGCGGATTGTCCGGCGGACCGAGCACCGGCGGCCCGGACATCCGGCCGGTGGGCGGCAGCGCACCCGGGATGTCGATGCCCACGCGTCCGAGACCGTTGTAGCCGAACACCATGGCGGCGGCGCTGTTGTTCGTCGTGCCGCTGACGTAAGGCCGGGCACTGGCCGGGGTGAAGGTGTAGAGCGCGATCCACGACAGCGAAACCGCGAGCGTCACCACCCCGGCGATCCCCACGTGCTTGACCCGGCGGCGCAGTTCGGTCGGCGCGGTCAGCAGGTAGCCGATCGCCAGCGCGGGCAGGATCATCCAGGCGGTGATCATCTTGGCCTGGAACCCCAGG from Amycolatopsis sp. EV170708-02-1 includes:
- a CDS encoding glycosyltransferase family 39 protein codes for the protein MSETLTVQPSPSPDPVPDTGSPRWMVWRSPPGQPPWARPALLGIAFVAAVLYAWNLPRVDYAPLYSDAVRSMSESWKAFFYAAVDPEATATLDKLGGSFAVQAVFAKIFGYHAWSLALPQVIGGVLSVLVMYRVVRRWAGVVPGLLAAAVLTFTPVAASMFGHSMADGLLTMCLVFAADAFQRAVLEARLRSLLLAGVWVGLGFQAKMITAWMILPALAIGYLLTAPTELRRRVKHVGIAGVVTLAVSLSWIALYTFTPASARPYVSGTTNNSAAAMVFGYNGLGRVGIDIPGALPPTGRMSGPPVLGPPDNPLDRSKLRGSQGEAGQAGPGQEGGPGQAGPGPEGGPGQEGGPGQEGGPGQAGPGQEGGPGQAGPGQAGPANRDPSQLKPGDVMVLPNGDVIVGPGGEPPPPEDPSKVSSRKDPVFSWYKLFDGHLGVAIGWLFPLALLALACGLWWRRRAERTDPVRGGLVTWGVWLATFTVVFSASEVAHTAYVATLAPAIAALSAFGIVMFWRAFQDGGRQAWLLPLALAAELAWGAWLWSAYPAFLPWAKWGTLALGVLALVMLVLTRVTKGGSTTLVKAALVIGVVAMLAAPAAYSVSVLDSDYAGDSFDANAGPASGSA